The window GGTGATCAGGGAGATAACCGCGGAGGATATGAGGTACTATTTCCGGGACCGCGAATTTGACGAAGAATCGGCGGCGGAGATAAAAAGGTTTATGGAAAAATAGGAACGCGGCAATACCGCCGGTATGCGTACCATAGAAAAAATTTTACATTTCTCCATTTTTTCTTTCCACAGGACTCTATTTTTGTTGTATATTAATTGTGAATGATAACAACACAAAATGAGGGGGGCTCTTTATGCAGGAAAAAATATGGGTCGTTGTTCAGCAGGACTGCAACGGTATCGCCTCGGTTCTCGCCTTCGACTACGAGGCTGACGCGCAGAACTTCGCGCAGGAGATGACGGCGATGGGCAAAGGTACCAACACCGTGATCGAGACGACGATAAACAGGCGCCGAGAGGCGGAAGAGGCTATCGCGCGCGTCGATCTGCCGGAGTTCAACACGGAATGTATCGAATGTATCATCGACATGTCCGGCGTTCCCGAAGATAAGCAGGACGCCGCGGCGAGATATCTTGAGGAACATCGCTGCGATCTGCAGAAGGACGCCCAGAAGATGGTCGATACATACATCAAGAAGGCGATCACCGACTTCTTCGCCGACGAGCGCACTATCCTAGGATAGACCGAATAGGGAAACGCCTAAAGGGTTCCGCGCCTGCAAAAGGGCGCCGGGCCCTTTTTTGATATACTTTTAGGAGATGATTTCACTGCCAAGCGGAGGGATGTTCATGTCACTGTCTGAGAGGTTAGAAAAAGAGCTTATCGAATTTGCGCGTCAGCTTGTCCGTCTGCAGAGCTATTCCGACAATGAGGGCGCGGTCGCGGAGGCGGTCGTCGCCAAGATGCGCGAGCTGGGCTACGACGAGGCCTTTATCGACTCGACGGGCAACGCCGTCGGCTTTATCGGCGGCGGGGAGAGGCTGATACATTTCGACTCCCACATGGACACCGTCGAGGTCAACGACGCGGAGGCGTGGCTGCTGCCGCCCTTCGCCGCGGAGATAAAGGAAGGGCGGCTCTACGGGCGCGGATCGGTGGACATGAAGTCCGCCCTCGCCGCCTCGGTATACGGCGCGGCCCTCGCGCGCGAACTGGGCTATGCCAAAGATAAAAGAATATGTGTGAGCGGCTCCGTCTGCGAAGAATACTGCGACGGCGAGAATATCAAAATGATGTACAAAGAGCTTTCGCTGCGCCCCGACTTCGTCGTGATCTGCGAACCCTCCGACAATGTGATAACGCTCGGCCACAAGGGCAAGGCGCAGATGCGCATAAGGACCCACGGGCTCTCCGCGCACGGCTCGGCGCCGGAAAAGGGCATAAACGCCGTCTACGAGATGGCGGAGATCATCGGGCGCGTGGAGGCCCTCAATAAGAGGCTCACGGATGAGGGCAGTCCCCACGGCACGATCGTGCTCTCCGATATCAGCTGCGTCACCGCCTCGCTGAACGCGGTGCCCAGCGAAGCGGAGATATACCTTGACCGCCGCCTCGTGCTCGGTGAAACGGAGGAGAAGGTGCGCGCGGAGATGGAGGAGCTTGTCCGCGGCAAGCGCGCCTCCTGGGAGACAGGCACGCTGCGCCGCACCAGCTGGAAGGGCGCGCCGCTGGTCTACGAGCCTCTGCACATGGCCTGGAAGCTGGACGAAGAGTCGCCGCTCTTTTCCGCGGCAAACGCGGCCTATGCGGAGACCTTCGGCAAAGCCCCCGAGAGATACGACTTCTGGGACTTCGGCACCAACGCCGTCACCCCCGTGAGCATGGGGATCGCCACGATCGGCTTCGGCCCCGGTGAATATAAGCTGGCCCACATGCGCGATGAAAACTGCGAAGTGGAAAAGATAACTGACGCCGCGAAATTTTACGCGGCGCTGATCGGCAGACTTTAAGGAGAAATAGCTTGACTGCTGATAGGGCCGTGAGCCGCGGCGCGGAGGAGATAATCTGTCACTGTTTTTCGTTTACTAGAGGCGATATCGAGAACGACTATATAAAAAACGGCCGCTCGACAGTCATGGAAAAGATCACGGCGGAGCTTGAGCGGGGCGGCTGCCGCTGCCACGAGAAAAATCCCCGCGGGACCTGATGTCTCGGCGACGTCCGCCGGGTCGTGGACGGTATCGCCGCACAAAGATAAAAGATAGAGACCGGTCCGCGGGACGCTATGGGCGTTTCGCGGACGGTCTTTTATTTACCCTGCGGGAAAAGCCTCTGCAGCTCCTCCATCACACAATCCACAAGCCTGCCCACGGAGAGGTCCGGCACGCCCGCAATGATGTTGTTGCAGCAGTTGACGGGGACGAGTATCCGCTTCGCGCCGCTGCGCGCGACGGCGGCCGCCATCACCGGCGTGATCTCGCCGAGCAGCGAGTCCGCGATCACGATCGCGACGGGGCCGATAATGACGTCAGCGTCGCGGCAGCAAACGACGACGGAATTTTCCCCCGTCGCGGCCCGGTTCGCCCCCGCCTTGAGCATCGCAGCCGCCGCGATGCTGTTGGTCCCCACCGCCGTCACCGAGGCCTCCGGCATCTTCGCCCTCACCGACTGCACGATCTGCCGCCCGATGCCGCCGCCCTGTCCGTCTATCACAAGTATGTTCATAGCTCGTCTACCTCTCAGCTCTATATTTTTCTGAGACAAGTATACAACATAGGGAATTGCTGATTGACCGCTTCCAATAAAAAAAAGGACCCCGGGTGTGCCGGCCGGGGCCCTCAGGCGGAAGGAAACTCTTGTCCTCTAAGGACAGCTGTTAGAACTCGTAGGTCGCGGAGAGTATGAATCTGCGCTCCGGGTTGATGTAGCCGTTATTGTTAAGATAGAACTCTTTGTCAAAGAGGTTGACGCAGGCGAGCTTAATAGTCGTGCGGTCCACCTTCCATGACACCGCGGCGTTGACGATGAAGATATCTTCGTCGTCGTATACAGCGTTTGTAAGCTGGCGGTCTCCGTAGTAATGGGCGGACAGCTCGGCGTTCCAGGGGTCTTTCTTGAAGTTCAGTATTCCAGAGATATCCCAGCGCGGCATATTCGAACGCGTCCAGTCAGAACTGCCTGTCTTTTCTTCCGCGTGCAGATACGATAGTCCCTGCCTGTAAGACCAGTTCTCATGGAAATTCCACTTGTACTGTCCCTCAAATCCCCAGGCGCGGTATTCGTCGACGTTGATGTATTGTGTATAGCTGTCGTTCATATTGATTTTATCTTCCATATCCATATAGAACACATTAAAACTCCATGGATTTATGGCTGTATTGTCTTTGACTCCGATATCATACGTCCAGCCTTTTTCCGGCTTTAGGTTGTGGTTCCCAATAACCCAGTTACTCTCGTCTCCAAATATCTGATAAAAGCTCGGCATTGAGAAATAGCGCCCAGCAGTAACATAATACAATAACCCGTTTTTGTTCGCCCAATTCAAAGAAAACCGTGGTATGAATTCATGCGCATCATCTCCACTATCGATATCCCAATATTCATATCGGAGGCCAATATCAAACGCCGCATCACCTATGGGAATTGAAGTTTCCATATAAGGCGCATATTCGCTTCTAGTTTTGTCATATATATCATCGATGAAATTGGAAACTGAGACGTTTCCATTTTCATGTCTGAAATCCATGCCAAAAACAAACGGAAGCGTACCAATTTCCTGTTTTCTATTGTAAGTCGCTCCGAAGACTTTATCTCTGTAATGTGTCATAGATGACATAGGATCTGTGTAATTATAGGTATAATCACGTTTATTGTCATAATAATAGAGGCGGCCAGTATTTACGCCATCAGCATAATTCAAAAGAAAACGCTTATACTCGTTTTTCTGCTTGTCATTCGCTGTACTCGCACCATAGGTGTTATCCCATTCAGATTTATAATCTCCAAGCTCAGCCTTGAACGCCCAAGGACCTTTAGTGAAACCGAAGGAATAATCATTTCCTCTAAATTCCCTCCCATAGTCATAAAGTCCTTTTGCTGGGTCAGCAAGCTTTATCTTTGTCTCACCCTCTTGAGTTCTCGTATATCCGGCAAAAACTCTAAGGTCATTGCTTAGCAACACTGTTCCGCGAACATTGCCACGGAACCATTCCTTGTTACCGCCTTCCAAGGTCATACTGCCAGCAGACTTATCTGTTGGCTTACGCGTGATTATATTAATGACACCACCAGCAGCGTTTGAGCCATAAATTGCGGAGCCCGCACCTTTTACTATCTCGATACGTTCTACATCTGTCAAAGATACGCTACGTAAATCAAAAGGGTTCCCCATCGCCCCTGTTCCATAATTAGTCCCCATGTAAGGGACACCATCAACAAGTAGCAAGACTTCCGACGTTAGCCCACGAACACTGACATACTTATCCTGCGCCATCGAAGCGCTGTTCAAAAGTCCGTTGACGCCCGGCACCTTCGACAGCACATCCTGTACGTCGCGCGCGGCGCTGTTGTCGATATCCTCGCGCGTGATGACGTAGGTCTGCGCCGGTACGTCCGCCGTCGATTCCGCAAGGCGCGAACCGGTGACCTCCACCGCGGCGACCTCCGCCACGTCGGCGCTGACTGCCTTCTCCGCCGCGAACGCCGGCAGGGCAAGCAATGACGAGAACAAGAAAACAGCCGCTGTTTTCCTCCACAGATGATACATAAAAACACTCCCTCTGTTAAATTTTTACAAACAAAAACAAAAAGGCAGAGGCCCCAAAGACGGAGCCTCTGCCATATACACCAAGCAGACGCTGCTACTCGCCCTCGCAAGCTGCAACTCATACGGATACGGCAGATATTCTGACTCCTGATCATCCTACCGGCGCGCCTTCCCGCCTTCGGCAGTGGCACGGTGCGCTTTCGTCCCAGTTACAGCAACGGGGTTGTTCCGGATTCTCACCGGATTCCCTGACTGTATTCCGTTACAATATTCTTTTGTCCTGTTATTCTACACTATGGCCGGTTGTTTTGTCAGCAATATATCCATATCCTGCGGATTATTTTGCTCCTTTCGCGGCGGCGGACGCTTACTATTCCATATCCCTGTCATGATACAATGATAGTGTATAAAAATTCACCGGCGGGAGTCCCCGCGGAGAGAAGGCGGCGGCCAATGTTTGAAAAAATACCCTCTGATGAAGAGCTGCGCGCCCTCGTCGGCGAAGGGCTCTTTGCAGTATGGAAAGGGCTCCGTTCCATGATAGAGGCCAGTTACGACATGACCGGAAGCTGGAACGGCGGCGGCCGGCTGTGGCTCTATGAATATAAATACCGCCGCGGCGGAAAGACTCTCTGCTCACTATACGCGAAAGAAAAGGCCGTCGGCTTCATGGTGATATTCGGCCGGACGGAGAGAGCGAAGTTCGAGTCTGAGAGGGAGACTTTCTCCCAAAAGACGCGGGAGATGTATGACGGCGCGAAAACCTATCACGACGGGAAATGGATGATGTTCGAACCGGCGGATGAGTCCCTCTTTCCCGATCTCATCAGGCTGCTGCAAATCAAAAGAAGACCCAACCGGCCGGACAAACAGGAGCCGTAAAAACAATGAAAAGCGATCTAAGAAAAATTCCCGGCATCGGGGAGAATATGGAGCGTCATCTTATGAACATCGGCATCAGCTCCGTCGAAGAGCTGATAGGCAAGGAGCCGGAGGCGCTCTTTGAGCGGGACTGCCTCTTTAAGGGTTTCCGCGACGATCCCTGCGTACTCTATGTCTTCCGGCTCGCCGTCTATTACGCGGAAAACAAAGAGCGTGACCCGGAAAAGCTAAAATGGTGGTACTGGAAGGATAAGGAGTATCATCCGCGGGGCGGCTAAGTTACGGCCATTCGCGCGTATGTCAGTATTCCACGTGTGCCGCGTACGGGAGCAGTTCTTTTGCGCCTATTTTGAAGGGGGCATCCTCTCCCATCAGGATGACCTGACACTCGGGCATGTAGTCCGAAAGTATCTGACGGCAGTTGCCGCATGGCGGGATTATCTCTTCACCGCGCTCACCGCGCACCGCGACTATCGTCTCAAACAGGCGCTCCCCCGCGGTTATCGCCGTACCGATAGCCACCTGTTCCGCGCAGGCGCCGTGCAGAGAATAGACGTTGACACCGACATATATCTTACCGTCAGGGCAGCGTACCGCCGCGCCGACGGTGTGGCGGTATCCGCCGTGGTCATAGTTTGCCGTTATCGCCTCGCGCGCCATTTTCAGGAGCTCAATATCCGCCTCGTTAAGTTTTATCATGCCATTCTCCGCCATCTTATGATTATGGATTTCTCTCAAAATGTATCTTAGTCGGAGGCGGAGAGATTCATCACCGTTATCTCCGCCGGCACTCCGAGACGCGTCAGGAAGCCGTTCCAGATACCCGTGCCAGGAGAGACGTAGAGCTTCATGCCGTCCACCTCGTACCAGCCGTTGACATAGCCGCCGTTGAATTTTTTCACGAGCTGCGAGAGGCCCGGAACCATGCCGCCGTGGGTATGGCCGGAGAGCTGAAGGTCGGCTCCCGCCGCCGCGTTTCTCTTCGCCGCGCCCGGCTGGTGGTCGAGAATTATTTTGGGCACCCCGGCAGCCACACCGGCAAGAGCCTTTTTCACATCGGGCGCCTCGGCGTTCGCAAAACGCAGCGCCGCGAGGTCGGCGACTCCCGCGACGGCGATATTTTTGCCGCCGCGCTCTATCAGGCGGTGCTCGTTGAGAAGTATCTTTATCCCCAGTGAGCCTTCGAGAAAATCCTTCCATTCTTTAGCGTTGAAGTAATATTCATGGTTCCCCAGTACGCCGCAGACGCCGTATGGCGCGGACAGCCCCGCGAGCGGCGCGATATCGGCGCTCCTTTCGCTGACCAGACCGTCGATAAAGTCTCCCGTTATGAGGATCAGGTCCGGCGAGAGAGCGTTAACTCTTTTCACAAGCGCCTCTGCATAATCGGCGCGGCGGGAGGCGCTTATGTGTATGTCGCTGAGCAGCACTGCCTTGAAGCCGCTGAACTCCGGCGGCAGCTTAGGCAGCGATACCTCCATCTCATGTATCCGCGGCAGCCTCTGCGCCTCGTATGTGCCGTAGACCGAGACCGAAACAGCGGCGGCGGCGAATATCAGGGCCATCCCCACCGTGAGGGAGATATGCGGCGCCGAGGGAGAAAATAGTCTCGCTGCGGCGAGAACTATCAGCAGAAGATCTTTCAGCAGCGTAAAGATAAAGAGC is drawn from Cloacibacillus porcorum and contains these coding sequences:
- a CDS encoding DUF3788 domain-containing protein; this encodes MFEKIPSDEELRALVGEGLFAVWKGLRSMIEASYDMTGSWNGGGRLWLYEYKYRRGGKTLCSLYAKEKAVGFMVIFGRTERAKFESERETFSQKTREMYDGAKTYHDGKWMMFEPADESLFPDLIRLLQIKRRPNRPDKQEP
- a CDS encoding DUF3842 family protein; protein product: MNILVIDGQGGGIGRQIVQSVRAKMPEASVTAVGTNSIAAAAMLKAGANRAATGENSVVVCCRDADVIIGPVAIVIADSLLGEITPVMAAAVARSGAKRILVPVNCCNNIIAGVPDLSVGRLVDCVMEELQRLFPQGK
- a CDS encoding YgeY family selenium metabolism-linked hydrolase, yielding MSLSERLEKELIEFARQLVRLQSYSDNEGAVAEAVVAKMRELGYDEAFIDSTGNAVGFIGGGERLIHFDSHMDTVEVNDAEAWLLPPFAAEIKEGRLYGRGSVDMKSALAASVYGAALARELGYAKDKRICVSGSVCEEYCDGENIKMMYKELSLRPDFVVICEPSDNVITLGHKGKAQMRIRTHGLSAHGSAPEKGINAVYEMAEIIGRVEALNKRLTDEGSPHGTIVLSDISCVTASLNAVPSEAEIYLDRRLVLGETEEKVRAEMEELVRGKRASWETGTLRRTSWKGAPLVYEPLHMAWKLDEESPLFSAANAAYAETFGKAPERYDFWDFGTNAVTPVSMGIATIGFGPGEYKLAHMRDENCEVEKITDAAKFYAALIGRL
- a CDS encoding metallophosphoesterase codes for the protein MILFIYVWLRLVLPLPLSVYTKAALAALLCAASLKQQFFAAVGGNFFSPELPRWLIELYGVAFGALFLLFIFTLLKDLLLIVLAAARLFSPSAPHISLTVGMALIFAAAAVSVSVYGTYEAQRLPRIHEMEVSLPKLPPEFSGFKAVLLSDIHISASRRADYAEALVKRVNALSPDLILITGDFIDGLVSERSADIAPLAGLSAPYGVCGVLGNHEYYFNAKEWKDFLEGSLGIKILLNEHRLIERGGKNIAVAGVADLAALRFANAEAPDVKKALAGVAAGVPKIILDHQPGAAKRNAAAGADLQLSGHTHGGMVPGLSQLVKKFNGGYVNGWYEVDGMKLYVSPGTGIWNGFLTRLGVPAEITVMNLSASD
- a CDS encoding cytidine deaminase; amino-acid sequence: MIKLNEADIELLKMAREAITANYDHGGYRHTVGAAVRCPDGKIYVGVNVYSLHGACAEQVAIGTAITAGERLFETIVAVRGERGEEIIPPCGNCRQILSDYMPECQVILMGEDAPFKIGAKELLPYAAHVEY
- a CDS encoding helix-hairpin-helix domain-containing protein, whose amino-acid sequence is MKSDLRKIPGIGENMERHLMNIGISSVEELIGKEPEALFERDCLFKGFRDDPCVLYVFRLAVYYAENKERDPEKLKWWYWKDKEYHPRGG
- a CDS encoding TonB-dependent receptor plug domain-containing protein, with translation MYHLWRKTAAVFLFSSLLALPAFAAEKAVSADVAEVAAVEVTGSRLAESTADVPAQTYVITREDIDNSAARDVQDVLSKVPGVNGLLNSASMAQDKYVSVRGLTSEVLLLVDGVPYMGTNYGTGAMGNPFDLRSVSLTDVERIEIVKGAGSAIYGSNAAGGVINIITRKPTDKSAGSMTLEGGNKEWFRGNVRGTVLLSNDLRVFAGYTRTQEGETKIKLADPAKGLYDYGREFRGNDYSFGFTKGPWAFKAELGDYKSEWDNTYGASTANDKQKNEYKRFLLNYADGVNTGRLYYYDNKRDYTYNYTDPMSSMTHYRDKVFGATYNRKQEIGTLPFVFGMDFRHENGNVSVSNFIDDIYDKTRSEYAPYMETSIPIGDAAFDIGLRYEYWDIDSGDDAHEFIPRFSLNWANKNGLLYYVTAGRYFSMPSFYQIFGDESNWVIGNHNLKPEKGWTYDIGVKDNTAINPWSFNVFYMDMEDKINMNDSYTQYINVDEYRAWGFEGQYKWNFHENWSYRQGLSYLHAEEKTGSSDWTRSNMPRWDISGILNFKKDPWNAELSAHYYGDRQLTNAVYDDEDIFIVNAAVSWKVDRTTIKLACVNLFDKEFYLNNNGYINPERRFILSATYEF
- a CDS encoding (2Fe-2S)-binding protein, with translation MTADRAVSRGAEEIICHCFSFTRGDIENDYIKNGRSTVMEKITAELERGGCRCHEKNPRGT